The proteins below come from a single Miscanthus floridulus cultivar M001 chromosome 1, ASM1932011v1, whole genome shotgun sequence genomic window:
- the LOC136501306 gene encoding cysteine-rich repeat secretory protein 55-like — MEFSTMRCCMLLVSLALLPLGMAADSIGSYCSGSGYAGSNKAVTNINSVLADLVATASTGGGYATSTAGKGNNIIYGLAQCRGDVSDSDCAACLADAAKQLPSTCSYSSDARIWYDYCFMRYENGNFLGQADTDAGVILVNVQAMDSPKAFEKAVGKVIGKATAQASAVGSAGLGRDKEQYTPFVSIYGLAQCTRDLAPLTCAQCLATAVSRFGDYCGAQQGCQINYSSCRVRYEIYPFYFPLAGNGAGGRATTDMTKNTKIVVHP, encoded by the exons ATGGAGTTTAGCACAATGCGCTGCTGCATGCTGCTTGTCTCCTTGGCTCTGCTCCCGCTGGGCATGGCCGCGGACTCCATCGGCAGCTACTGCTCGGGAAGCGGCTACGCTGGCAGCAACAAGGCCGTGACCAACATCAACTCCGTCCTCGCCGACCTCGTCGCCACGGCTTCCACCGGAGGCGGCTACGCCACGTCCACCGCCGGCAAGGGCAACAACATCATCTACGGCCTCGCGCAATGCCGCGGCGACGTCTCCGACAGCGACTGCGCGGCCTGCCTTGCCGACGCCGCGAAGCAGCTCCCCAGCACTTGCAGCTACAGTTCCGACGCGAGAATATG GTACGACTACTGCTTCATGCGGTACGAGAACGGCAACTTCTTGGGGCAGGCGGACACGGACGCGGGCGTGATCTTGGTGAACGTGCAGGCCATGGACAGCCCGAAGGCGTTCGAGAAGGCGGTGGGGAAGGTGATCGGCAAGGCCACGGCGCAGGCGTCGGCGGTGGGCAGCGCGGGGCTCGGGCGGGACAAGGAGCAGTACACGCCGTTCGTGTCCATCTACGGGCTGGCGCAGTGCACGCGGGACCTCGCGCCGCTGACGTGCGCGCAGTGCCTGGCCACGGCGGTGTCCAGGTTCGGCGACTACTGCGGCGCGCAGCAGGGGTGCCAGATCAACTACAGCAGCTGCAGGGTGCGCTACGAGATCTACCCCTTCTACTTCCCGCTCGCCGGCAACGGCGCCGGCGGCCGCGCCACCACCGACATGACGAAGAACACCAAGATCGTCGTGCATCCTTGA